From Pseudomonas vanderleydeniana, the proteins below share one genomic window:
- a CDS encoding YitT family protein, whose product MSSADELAGLPVSYPRHSLLDDAYGLFIGIAFAATGIAILGKSGLITGGIAGMALLGSFISSYTPSVLVPAINVPFLLFALFTMGRAFTLKSVLVSFALGLGVSLVSPLLSASGINPDIGCILGGTFLGMGILCLARHNASMGGTGSVVLWIQRRFSINAGIAQLACDAALFIVASLYLPLEKMVWSLLGTVAMNAILIIWHKPGRYRG is encoded by the coding sequence ATGAGCTCCGCTGACGAGCTGGCCGGGCTACCGGTTTCCTATCCTCGCCATAGTCTGCTGGACGACGCCTATGGCCTGTTCATCGGCATTGCCTTTGCCGCCACCGGCATCGCGATCCTGGGCAAGAGCGGGCTGATTACGGGCGGTATCGCGGGCATGGCGCTGTTGGGCTCGTTCATCAGTTCCTACACGCCGTCGGTGCTGGTTCCGGCGATCAATGTTCCTTTCCTGCTGTTCGCGCTGTTCACCATGGGGCGGGCGTTCACGCTCAAGAGCGTACTGGTCAGCTTCGCCCTGGGCCTGGGTGTCAGCCTGGTCAGCCCATTGCTGAGTGCGTCGGGTATCAATCCGGATATCGGTTGCATCCTGGGCGGGACGTTTCTCGGGATGGGTATCCTCTGCCTGGCCCGGCACAACGCCTCGATGGGTGGCACCGGGTCGGTGGTGCTGTGGATTCAGCGGCGGTTTTCGATCAATGCCGGTATCGCGCAACTGGCCTGCGATGCGGCGTTGTTCATCGTGGCGAGCCTGTACCTGCCTCTTGAGAAGATGGTCTGGTCGCTGCTGGGCACCGTGGCGATGAACGCGATCCTGATCATCTGGCACAAACCCGGACGTTACCGGGGTTGA
- a CDS encoding helix-turn-helix transcriptional regulator: protein MNAPAGPQHRESRLGTSVIQARQPHALQRVPIFVTTLCRIRQGEKLMSWDDRQMRVGSRHLILLPAGREVAINNYPGVQGYYIADTVSFPTQLLRAFSARHGQQINALPNPIGPQELCVPLDRHTTHAWESLLQAINSDAPDALRSHYAEAVLLALTLGGWAGPVLLDRRDPLCERVQQIVMSAPARDWTVADVAERLHLGASTLRRQLANEDDSFSNILENVRLGMALHWLQTTPRPIGEIAAASGYASASRFAVRFRKHYGLSPRELRAAI, encoded by the coding sequence ATGAACGCACCTGCCGGCCCCCAGCATCGCGAAAGCCGCCTCGGCACCAGCGTGATCCAGGCCCGCCAGCCCCATGCGCTGCAACGGGTACCGATCTTCGTCACCACCCTGTGCCGGATCCGCCAGGGTGAGAAGCTGATGAGCTGGGACGACCGGCAGATGCGCGTGGGCTCCAGGCACCTGATCCTGCTGCCGGCCGGACGCGAAGTGGCGATCAACAACTACCCCGGTGTACAGGGCTATTACATCGCCGACACGGTGAGTTTTCCGACGCAGCTGCTGCGCGCTTTCAGCGCCCGCCATGGCCAGCAGATCAATGCCCTGCCGAACCCGATCGGCCCGCAGGAACTCTGCGTGCCGCTGGATCGACACACCACCCATGCCTGGGAGAGCCTGCTGCAGGCGATCAATAGCGACGCACCGGATGCCCTGCGCAGCCACTACGCGGAGGCCGTATTGCTGGCCCTGACACTGGGCGGCTGGGCGGGCCCGGTCCTGCTGGACCGTCGCGATCCACTGTGCGAACGCGTGCAGCAGATCGTCATGAGCGCTCCGGCACGGGACTGGACGGTGGCGGATGTCGCCGAGCGCCTGCACCTGGGCGCCTCGACCTTGCGCCGCCAACTGGCGAACGAGGACGACAGTTTCAGCAATATCCTGGAGAACGTCCGGTTGGGCATGGCGCTGCATTGGCTACAGACCACGCCAAGGCCGATTGGCGAAATTGCGGCGGCGAGCGGATATGCCTCGGCATCGCGCTTTGCAGTGCGGTTTCGCAAGCACTACGGGTTGTCACCGAGAGAGTTGCGAGCGGCGATTTAA
- a CDS encoding kinase inhibitor: protein MKTALFLAALSLSVAAQAADLTLTSHDISDGKPLSSREVFQGFGCTGGNTSPQLSWRNAPAGTKSFAITAYDPDAPTGSGWWHWTVVNLPASTHELPSGAGSTGGQLPAGAIQGRTDYGQPGFGGACPPPGDKPHRYQFTVWALKADKLPVDEQSSGAMVGYMLNANTLGKATLTATYGRP from the coding sequence ATGAAAACCGCACTCTTCCTCGCAGCCCTCAGCTTGAGCGTTGCCGCCCAGGCAGCCGACCTCACCCTCACCAGCCACGACATCAGCGACGGCAAGCCGTTGAGCAGTCGCGAAGTGTTCCAGGGCTTTGGCTGCACTGGCGGCAACACCTCGCCGCAATTGTCCTGGCGGAACGCCCCGGCGGGCACCAAAAGCTTCGCCATCACCGCCTACGATCCAGATGCCCCGACCGGTAGCGGCTGGTGGCACTGGACTGTGGTCAATCTCCCCGCCTCCACCCATGAGCTGCCATCCGGCGCCGGCAGCACAGGCGGCCAGTTGCCTGCCGGTGCGATACAAGGGCGCACCGACTATGGCCAACCCGGTTTCGGCGGCGCCTGCCCGCCACCAGGTGACAAGCCGCATCGCTACCAATTCACCGTCTGGGCGTTGAAGGCGGATAAACTGCCGGTCGACGAACAATCCAGCGGTGCCATGGTGGGCTACATGCTCAATGCCAACACCCTGGGCAAGGCCACCCTCACCGCCACCTACGGACGCCCGTAA
- a CDS encoding DUF2167 domain-containing protein: MKHLRQLLAAVLLSATTLPAIAASTPAPAPTASEQPHQSAEQWLATLKQQHGNITLPGGIASLQLNNEFYYLSPSDTERLLTEAWGNPPGHKTLGMIIPTAVSPLADNGWGVIISYKNDGHISDDDAAKIDYADLLKQMKADDEEDNKERRKEGYAGLTLLGWAEPPSYDQATHKMYWARELKADDADQTTLNYSIRVLGREGVLELNAVAAMADLQTIKQETPKILAFTNFTDGNRYADYDSKTDKLAPYGLAALVAGGIAAKAGLFAKIGVALLAFKKFIILGLVAIAGFFGKLFKRKQS, from the coding sequence ATGAAACACCTGCGCCAGTTGTTGGCGGCAGTGTTGCTCAGCGCAACCACTTTGCCCGCCATTGCCGCCAGCACTCCCGCGCCTGCGCCAACCGCCAGCGAACAACCGCACCAGAGCGCCGAACAGTGGCTGGCCACGCTCAAGCAACAGCACGGCAACATCACCCTGCCCGGCGGCATCGCCAGCCTGCAACTCAACAACGAGTTCTACTACCTGTCGCCGAGCGACACCGAGCGCCTGCTGACCGAGGCCTGGGGCAACCCCCCGGGGCACAAGACGCTCGGCATGATCATCCCGACCGCCGTCAGCCCACTGGCCGACAACGGCTGGGGCGTGATCATCAGCTACAAGAACGACGGCCACATTTCCGACGATGACGCAGCCAAGATCGACTACGCCGACCTGCTCAAGCAGATGAAGGCCGATGACGAGGAAGACAACAAGGAGCGTCGCAAGGAAGGCTACGCCGGCCTGACACTGCTGGGCTGGGCCGAACCACCGAGCTACGACCAGGCCACTCACAAGATGTACTGGGCGCGTGAGCTGAAGGCCGACGACGCCGACCAGACCACCCTGAACTACAGCATCCGCGTGCTGGGCCGCGAAGGTGTACTGGAGCTCAACGCCGTGGCGGCGATGGCCGACCTGCAGACCATCAAGCAGGAAACGCCGAAGATCCTCGCCTTCACCAACTTCACCGACGGCAACCGCTACGCCGACTACGATTCCAAGACCGACAAGCTGGCGCCGTACGGCCTGGCCGCTCTGGTCGCCGGCGGCATCGCCGCCAAGGCAGGCCTGTTCGCCAAGATCGGCGTTGCCCTGCTGGCGTTCAAGAAGTTCATCATCCTGGGCCTGGTGGCCATCGCCGGCTTCTTCGGCAAGCTGTTCAAGCGCAAGCAATCCTGA
- a CDS encoding LysR family transcriptional regulator, whose product MELAQMRMVKAVAETGSIALAAQRLHCVPSNITTRIKQLEGELGTELFVRAGRGLSISPAGQIFLEYCSRILDLVDEARRAVDANTRPSGTLRIGAIESCATVHLPALLAEYHRTYPEVSLELITGTWTQLMEDVRQRRLDGALVAAEIHHPKIATTALYRENLVLISAADSPPIHNAHDLLGRTLIMWPNGCPYRAALKNWVQEHDRHPPIASYGSWGTIIGSVNAGAGVSLVPEGILRRFEQSTGLATYRFEELTPVQNSFIWHRETTRHPAREAFAKLLQERLELPSQ is encoded by the coding sequence ATGGAACTGGCGCAAATGCGCATGGTGAAAGCGGTTGCCGAAACCGGCAGCATCGCCCTCGCCGCCCAACGGCTGCACTGCGTGCCCTCCAACATCACCACGCGCATCAAGCAACTGGAGGGCGAGCTGGGCACCGAACTGTTCGTACGTGCCGGGCGCGGCCTGAGCATCAGCCCGGCCGGGCAGATCTTCCTGGAATACTGCTCGAGGATTCTCGACCTGGTGGACGAAGCCAGGCGCGCCGTTGACGCCAACACCCGCCCTTCCGGCACCTTGCGCATCGGCGCCATCGAATCCTGCGCAACCGTGCACCTGCCGGCGCTGCTCGCCGAATATCACCGGACCTACCCCGAAGTCAGCCTGGAACTGATCACCGGCACCTGGACACAACTGATGGAGGATGTGCGCCAGCGCCGCCTCGACGGCGCGTTGGTGGCTGCCGAGATCCATCATCCGAAAATCGCCACGACCGCGCTGTACCGCGAGAACCTGGTACTGATCAGTGCCGCCGACAGCCCGCCAATCCACAACGCCCACGATCTGCTGGGACGCACCCTGATCATGTGGCCGAACGGCTGCCCCTATCGTGCCGCGCTGAAGAACTGGGTGCAGGAGCACGACCGCCACCCGCCAATCGCCAGCTACGGCAGTTGGGGCACGATCATCGGCAGCGTGAATGCCGGGGCCGGCGTGTCACTGGTGCCGGAGGGCATCCTGCGTCGCTTCGAACAATCCACGGGGCTGGCGACCTACCGTTTCGAGGAACTGACACCGGTGCAGAACAGCTTCATCTGGCACAGGGAAACCACCCGCCACCCGGCCCGCGAGGCCTTCGCCAAGCTGCTCCAGGAGCGTCTGGAGCTGCCCTCGCAGTAG
- a CDS encoding DMT family transporter, translating to MKALPSIKVSLATASVILCWAYSPTGIHIGLEHYSPGHLALLRFLVASVFMAGVALVKGIALPRLRDLPWLFVLGFFAIFLHHVSINYGQQWVTPGAGSVLAQSTPLFSTLIAYFWLKEAVTGWRWLGVFAGFVGVLLVIWGDRGIGTFNPQGFLIVLAALSWSIYFALQKHYAHHYSGLTTVCYMVWAGTLLLCVYLPGLEQAVTRASLRVNVAVLVLGIFPSALAYLAWAYVLTHSAVSRSAVALYLIPPVAIVMAALVLGVGVSPLVLLGGAVVLGSVLALHLEGRAGAVSGGDAGSSRGSPHGPDSKVLAPQVQPRGADLK from the coding sequence GTGAAAGCCCTGCCTTCGATAAAAGTGTCCCTCGCCACCGCCTCGGTGATTCTCTGTTGGGCCTATTCGCCGACCGGTATCCATATCGGCCTGGAACACTACAGTCCGGGCCACCTGGCCCTGCTGCGTTTCCTGGTCGCCTCGGTGTTCATGGCCGGGGTGGCGCTGGTCAAGGGGATTGCCTTGCCGCGCCTGCGTGACCTGCCTTGGCTGTTCGTGCTGGGCTTCTTCGCGATCTTCCTGCATCACGTCAGCATCAATTATGGCCAGCAGTGGGTCACGCCGGGGGCGGGAAGCGTATTGGCGCAGTCGACGCCGCTGTTCAGTACGCTGATCGCCTACTTCTGGCTCAAGGAAGCGGTGACCGGCTGGCGCTGGCTGGGGGTGTTCGCCGGGTTCGTCGGAGTGCTGCTGGTGATCTGGGGGGATCGCGGGATCGGTACGTTCAATCCCCAGGGTTTTCTGATCGTGCTGGCGGCGCTGTCCTGGAGTATCTATTTCGCCCTGCAGAAGCACTACGCCCATCACTACAGTGGGCTGACCACGGTGTGCTACATGGTCTGGGCCGGGACGCTGCTGCTGTGCGTCTACCTGCCGGGGCTGGAGCAGGCGGTGACCCGCGCTTCGCTGCGGGTGAATGTCGCGGTACTGGTGCTGGGGATCTTTCCCAGTGCCCTGGCCTACCTGGCCTGGGCCTATGTGCTGACGCATTCGGCGGTCAGTCGCTCAGCGGTTGCACTGTACCTGATTCCGCCGGTGGCGATCGTCATGGCGGCGCTGGTGCTGGGCGTCGGGGTGTCGCCGCTGGTGCTGCTGGGGGGCGCGGTCGTGCTGGGCAGTGTGCTGGCGTTGCATCTCGAGGGACGTGCTGGTGCGGTTTCTGGCGGCGATGCCGGTTCCAGCAGGGGAAGTCCCCATGGGCCCGATTCGAAGGTGCTCGCGCCCCAGGTCCAGCCCCGTGGGGCGGACCTGAAGTGA
- a CDS encoding helix-turn-helix domain-containing protein: protein MEISSLGMAIRRYRKVAGLTQAELGERTGFDPKTISRFETGSYTPSVEALFLFADVLGVKLKVFFADMGDEDEQRAYLFGVIHKAPSKDLGKLIAAVDLALSKP, encoded by the coding sequence ATGGAAATTTCAAGTTTGGGTATGGCCATTAGACGCTATCGCAAGGTAGCGGGGCTGACTCAGGCTGAACTTGGTGAGAGAACCGGTTTTGACCCCAAAACCATCAGCCGCTTCGAAACCGGCAGTTACACACCCAGCGTCGAAGCCCTGTTTCTGTTCGCTGATGTGCTCGGGGTAAAACTGAAAGTGTTTTTCGCGGATATGGGCGACGAGGATGAACAGCGTGCCTACCTGTTCGGCGTCATTCACAAAGCCCCCTCAAAGGACCTGGGAAAACTGATCGCCGCGGTCGATCTCGCCTTGTCCAAGCCCTGA
- a CDS encoding putative bifunctional diguanylate cyclase/phosphodiesterase — MDEMYRKVVDAAAIFSETDLNGRITYVNEPFCTISGYSREELLGQNHRLLNSGFHPAEFFTDMWRTLALGQVWKGEVCNRAKDGSLFWLESTMVPLLDEVTGRVRKYLSIRFDVSEKQRLLHTLQWRVGHDVLTGLPNRAFLSELLNQSLEYARREQIPLAVCMLDLDGFKAINDSYGHASGDALLVEVAARLRGVMRGEDVVARLAGDEFVLILRYVRNSQELRAALQRVLWALAAPYSLHQQEVHVHASIGVTLFPEDDEDAETLLRHADQAMYMAKQGGRNRFQLFDVSLDQEIRATYQTVELLRQALAADELRLVYQPKVNLRSGQVVGFEAQVCWQSPQRGLLESHEFLPLVAQTEVIGEIGEWAIERVLVQIRDWLRAGFEWPVSLDVAARHFQRADFVPRLRSLLARYVEVPAWMLDLEIVESVAIENIQRVSQCLHACQALGVRFSLDDFGTGYSSLSYLKRLPTETIKIDPSFVRDILHDQDDLALTTAIIGLARAFGREVVAEGLETAEQGQLLVSLGCDVAQGQFIARPMGATQVPGWVRAFAPSPLWRALPAP; from the coding sequence ATGGACGAGATGTATCGCAAGGTTGTGGATGCAGCCGCCATTTTTTCCGAGACGGATCTGAACGGCCGCATCACCTACGTCAACGAACCGTTCTGCACGATCTCCGGCTATAGCCGCGAGGAGTTGCTGGGGCAGAACCATCGCCTGCTCAATTCCGGTTTTCACCCGGCGGAATTCTTCACCGACATGTGGCGCACGCTGGCCCTCGGGCAGGTGTGGAAGGGCGAGGTGTGCAACCGGGCCAAGGACGGGTCGCTGTTCTGGCTCGAGAGCACCATGGTGCCGTTGCTGGATGAGGTGACGGGAAGGGTGCGCAAGTACCTGTCGATCCGTTTCGATGTCAGTGAAAAGCAGCGTCTGCTGCACACCCTGCAGTGGCGGGTCGGCCATGACGTGCTGACCGGCCTGCCCAACCGGGCCTTTCTTTCCGAGCTGTTGAACCAGTCGCTGGAGTACGCCCGGCGCGAGCAGATCCCGCTGGCGGTGTGCATGCTCGACCTCGATGGCTTCAAGGCGATCAACGACAGCTACGGCCATGCCAGTGGCGATGCGTTGCTGGTGGAGGTCGCGGCACGGCTGCGCGGGGTCATGCGCGGCGAGGACGTGGTGGCGCGGCTGGCCGGCGACGAGTTCGTGCTGATCCTGCGTTACGTACGCAATAGCCAGGAGCTGCGTGCGGCGCTGCAACGGGTGTTGTGGGCTCTCGCGGCGCCGTACTCGCTCCACCAGCAGGAGGTGCATGTCCATGCCAGTATCGGCGTGACCCTGTTCCCGGAAGATGATGAGGATGCCGAGACCCTGTTGCGCCACGCGGACCAGGCCATGTACATGGCCAAGCAGGGTGGGCGCAACCGTTTCCAGCTGTTCGACGTGTCGCTGGACCAGGAGATCAGGGCGACCTACCAGACGGTGGAATTGCTGCGCCAGGCCCTGGCGGCCGACGAGCTGCGGCTGGTCTATCAGCCCAAGGTCAACCTGCGCAGCGGCCAGGTGGTCGGTTTCGAGGCACAGGTGTGTTGGCAGAGCCCGCAACGTGGCCTGCTCGAGTCCCATGAGTTCCTGCCGCTGGTGGCGCAGACGGAGGTGATCGGCGAGATCGGCGAGTGGGCGATCGAGCGTGTGCTGGTGCAGATCCGCGACTGGCTGCGGGCAGGGTTCGAATGGCCGGTCAGCCTGGATGTCGCCGCCCGGCACTTCCAGCGCGCGGACTTTGTCCCGCGGTTGCGCTCGCTGCTGGCCCGCTATGTCGAGGTGCCTGCGTGGATGCTGGACCTGGAGATCGTCGAGTCGGTGGCGATCGAGAACATCCAGCGCGTCAGCCAGTGCCTGCACGCCTGCCAGGCGCTGGGGGTGCGGTTTTCCCTGGACGACTTCGGTACCGGCTATTCGTCCCTGAGCTACCTCAAGCGCCTGCCGACCGAGACCATCAAGATCGACCCTTCCTTCGTTCGCGACATTCTCCATGACCAGGACGACCTGGCCCTGACCACCGCGATCATCGGCCTGGCCCGGGCCTTTGGCCGGGAGGTGGTAGCCGAGGGGTTGGAGACCGCCGAGCAGGGTCAGTTGCTGGTGAGCCTGGGGTGCGACGTGGCGCAGGGCCAGTTCATTGCCCGGCCGATGGGGGCGACGCAGGTGCCCGGTTGGGTACGGGCGTTTGCCCCTTCGCCACTCTGGCGTGCCTTGCCCGCACCCTAG
- a CDS encoding substrate-binding periplasmic protein, giving the protein MRLVWGVLALITANCFAEPTPLRFAVADSWAMPQVQIENGQPTQGILYDLMTSLSRQVGKPAEFHVLARARVQLAMQHGDIDVNCYTAQPWLPNQQADYIWSTPLLTQRDVLISNAAYPLQADPRELPRQLIGTVLGYTYPTLQPLFDNGQLVRDDARNQEQVLQKLAAGRYHYAVSNQWNLDRFNLTLPESQQLREVAVLTEQGVGCAVRNDPALPVQQILRTLLRMKMSGEVDAIIERYTANRPSQQ; this is encoded by the coding sequence ATGCGTCTAGTGTGGGGCGTCCTTGCGCTGATCACCGCCAACTGCTTCGCCGAACCCACGCCGCTGCGCTTCGCCGTGGCCGACAGCTGGGCGATGCCGCAGGTCCAGATCGAGAACGGCCAGCCGACCCAGGGCATTCTCTATGACCTGATGACCAGCCTGTCCCGACAGGTCGGAAAGCCCGCCGAGTTTCACGTGCTGGCACGGGCACGGGTACAGCTTGCCATGCAGCACGGCGATATCGACGTGAACTGCTATACCGCGCAGCCCTGGCTGCCGAACCAGCAGGCCGACTATATATGGAGTACACCCCTGCTGACCCAGCGCGACGTGCTGATCAGCAATGCCGCCTATCCGCTCCAGGCCGACCCGAGGGAACTGCCCCGGCAACTGATCGGTACGGTGCTGGGCTACACCTACCCGACCCTGCAACCGCTGTTCGACAACGGCCAGTTGGTACGCGACGATGCCCGCAACCAGGAACAGGTCCTGCAGAAGCTCGCCGCGGGTCGTTATCACTATGCCGTCAGCAACCAGTGGAACCTGGACCGTTTCAACCTCACGCTTCCCGAATCACAGCAACTGCGCGAAGTGGCGGTGCTGACGGAACAAGGGGTCGGCTGCGCGGTGCGCAACGACCCGGCTCTGCCGGTGCAACAGATCCTGCGAACACTGCTACGCATGAAGATGTCCGGTGAAGTCGACGCGATCATCGAGCGCTACACCGCAAACAGGCCGTCCCAGCAATAG
- the dnaX gene encoding DNA polymerase III subunit gamma/tau has protein sequence MSYQVLARKWRPRSFREMVGQTHVLKALINALDSQRLHHAYLFTGTRGVGKTTIARIIAKCLNCETGITSSPCGSCSVCREIDEGRFVDLIEIDAASRTKVEDTRELLDNVQYAPSRGRFKVYLIDEVHMLSSHSFNALLKTLEEPPPYVKFILATTDPQKLPATILSRCLQFSLKNMTPERVVEHLTHVLGVENVPFEDDALWLLGRAADGSMRDAMSLTDQAIAFGEGKVLASDVRAMLGTLDHGQVYDVLHALIEGDAKALLEAVRHLAEQGPDWNGVLSEILNVLHRVAIAQALPEGVDNGHGDRDRVLALAQALPAEDVQFYYQMGLIGRRDLPLAPDPRGGFEMVLLRMLAFRPADSAAAPRQPLKPVGISQATVDSANKVAGPATVAPIAAAVAPVAEVPAAPVAAPVAPEPTPAPAVEVAPEPVAEVAPATEPEPAAPAVEEIDLPWNEPAQVPSQATAPEPEPEPVAEREPQVVVEHPAPVPPVAPENSVQAAPEWAAAPIPDSVPAQMASTVAGPDRDDEPPLDEDYIEPDMDSAYSYLDELASEHAAELEPQPEPEPLPAAQPATGLALEWLQLFPKLPISGMTGSIAANCTLIAVNGDDWLLHLDPAHSALFNPTQQRRLNEALNQYHGRTLKLNIELIKPEQETPAQAAARRRHERQNEAIASIHADPFIQQMMQQFGAVVRDDTIEPVDALVTQG, from the coding sequence ATGAGTTATCAGGTTCTTGCACGTAAATGGCGTCCGCGCTCGTTCCGCGAAATGGTCGGCCAGACCCATGTGCTCAAGGCGCTGATCAATGCTCTGGACAGCCAGCGGCTGCACCACGCCTACCTGTTCACCGGTACCCGCGGGGTGGGCAAGACCACCATCGCGCGAATCATCGCCAAGTGCCTGAACTGCGAAACCGGTATCACCTCCTCGCCTTGCGGCAGCTGTTCGGTGTGCCGCGAGATCGACGAAGGGCGTTTCGTCGACCTGATCGAGATCGACGCCGCGAGCCGCACCAAGGTCGAGGATACCCGCGAGCTGCTGGATAACGTGCAGTACGCACCGAGCCGTGGGCGCTTCAAGGTCTACCTGATCGACGAAGTGCACATGCTGTCCAGCCACTCGTTCAACGCCTTGCTGAAAACCCTGGAAGAGCCGCCGCCCTACGTCAAGTTCATCCTGGCGACCACCGACCCGCAGAAACTTCCGGCAACGATTTTGTCACGCTGCCTGCAGTTCTCCCTGAAGAACATGACCCCGGAGCGGGTGGTCGAGCATCTGACCCACGTCCTCGGGGTCGAGAACGTGCCGTTCGAAGACGACGCCCTGTGGCTGCTCGGGCGTGCGGCCGACGGTTCGATGCGCGACGCCATGAGCCTGACCGACCAGGCCATTGCCTTCGGCGAAGGCAAGGTCCTGGCCAGTGATGTGCGGGCCATGCTCGGCACGCTGGACCATGGCCAGGTCTACGACGTGCTGCATGCGTTGATCGAGGGTGACGCCAAGGCGCTGCTCGAAGCCGTGCGCCATCTGGCCGAGCAGGGGCCGGACTGGAACGGCGTGCTTTCGGAAATCCTCAACGTGCTGCATCGTGTGGCGATTGCCCAGGCGCTGCCGGAGGGCGTCGATAACGGCCATGGCGATCGTGACCGGGTGTTGGCCCTGGCCCAGGCGCTGCCGGCCGAGGACGTGCAGTTCTACTACCAGATGGGCCTGATCGGTCGACGCGACCTGCCGCTGGCGCCGGACCCGCGTGGCGGCTTCGAGATGGTGCTGTTGCGCATGCTTGCCTTCCGCCCGGCCGACAGTGCTGCCGCACCCAGGCAGCCACTAAAGCCAGTGGGGATCAGCCAGGCCACAGTTGATTCCGCGAACAAGGTGGCGGGGCCGGCAACTGTCGCGCCGATAGCGGCAGCCGTGGCCCCGGTGGCCGAGGTGCCTGCCGCGCCGGTTGCAGCACCTGTTGCGCCGGAGCCCACCCCGGCTCCCGCAGTCGAGGTCGCGCCTGAGCCGGTTGCCGAAGTGGCTCCCGCAACTGAACCCGAACCGGCCGCCCCGGCAGTCGAGGAAATCGACCTGCCCTGGAACGAGCCAGCCCAGGTGCCGAGCCAGGCGACGGCCCCCGAGCCCGAGCCCGAGCCCGTGGCCGAGCGCGAGCCGCAGGTTGTCGTCGAACATCCGGCCCCGGTGCCGCCGGTGGCTCCCGAAAACAGCGTGCAGGCTGCTCCCGAATGGGCGGCTGCGCCGATCCCCGATTCGGTCCCGGCCCAGATGGCCAGCACCGTGGCAGGTCCCGACCGCGACGACGAGCCGCCGCTGGACGAAGACTACATCGAGCCGGACATGGATTCGGCCTACAGTTACCTGGATGAACTGGCGAGCGAACATGCCGCCGAGCTGGAGCCACAACCTGAGCCCGAGCCGCTGCCTGCGGCGCAACCGGCTACTGGCTTGGCGCTGGAATGGTTGCAACTGTTCCCGAAACTGCCGATATCCGGCATGACCGGCAGCATCGCGGCCAACTGCACCCTGATCGCGGTCAACGGTGACGACTGGCTGCTGCACCTGGACCCCGCCCACAGTGCGCTGTTCAACCCGACCCAGCAGCGGCGCCTCAATGAAGCGCTGAACCAGTACCATGGACGGACGCTGAAGCTGAACATCGAGCTGATCAAGCCCGAGCAGGAGACCCCGGCCCAGGCGGCGGCCCGCCGTCGGCACGAGCGGCAGAACGAGGCCATTGCCTCGATTCATGCCGATCCGTTCATCCAGCAAATGATGCAACAGTTCGGCGCGGTGGTCCGTGACGATACTATTGAACCTGTCGATGCCCTGGTGACCCAGGGCTAA
- a CDS encoding YbaB/EbfC family nucleoid-associated protein, giving the protein MMKGGMAGLMKQAQQMQEKMAKMQEELANAEVTGKAGGDMVTVVMTGRHDVKRVSIDPSLLEGVSDDDREVLEDLFAAAVNDAVRKIEANSADKMSGMTAGMQLPPGFKMPF; this is encoded by the coding sequence ATGATGAAGGGTGGCATGGCCGGCCTGATGAAGCAGGCGCAGCAGATGCAGGAAAAAATGGCCAAGATGCAGGAAGAACTGGCCAACGCTGAAGTCACCGGCAAGGCTGGCGGCGACATGGTCACCGTGGTCATGACCGGCCGTCATGACGTCAAGCGCGTGAGCATCGACCCAAGCCTGCTCGAAGGCGTCAGCGATGACGATCGTGAAGTACTGGAAGACCTGTTTGCCGCCGCCGTCAACGACGCCGTGCGCAAGATCGAAGCCAACAGCGCCGACAAGATGTCCGGCATGACCGCTGGCATGCAGCTGCCACCGGGCTTCAAGATGCCGTTCTAA
- the recR gene encoding recombination mediator RecR: MSFSPLIRQLIDAFRVLPGVGQKTAQRMALQLLERDRSGGSRLAQALAQAMDGVGHCRQCRTLTEDDLCPQCADPRRDDSLLCVVEGPMDVYAVEQTGYRGRYFVLKGHLSPLDGLGPEAIGIPQLLARIEEQGSFTEVILATNPTVEGEATAHYIAQLLTNKGLVTSRIAHGVPLGGELELVDGGTLAHSFAGRKPISL; the protein is encoded by the coding sequence ATGAGCTTCAGCCCCCTGATTCGCCAACTGATCGACGCCTTTCGGGTATTGCCCGGGGTCGGCCAGAAAACCGCCCAGCGCATGGCCCTGCAGCTGCTGGAGCGTGATCGCAGCGGCGGCTCGCGCCTGGCCCAGGCGTTGGCCCAGGCCATGGACGGGGTCGGGCACTGCCGCCAGTGCCGCACCCTGACCGAGGACGACCTGTGCCCGCAGTGTGCCGACCCTCGGCGCGACGACAGCCTGTTGTGCGTGGTCGAAGGGCCGATGGATGTCTACGCGGTGGAGCAGACCGGTTATCGCGGCCGCTACTTCGTGCTCAAGGGGCACCTGTCGCCACTCGACGGCCTGGGGCCGGAGGCCATTGGTATTCCACAACTGCTGGCTCGTATCGAGGAGCAGGGCAGTTTCACCGAAGTCATCCTGGCCACCAACCCGACGGTCGAGGGTGAAGCCACCGCGCACTACATTGCCCAATTGCTCACCAACAAAGGCCTGGTCACCTCGCGTATCGCCCATGGCGTACCGCTTGGCGGTGAGCTGGAGCTGGTGGACGGCGGAACCCTCGCGCATTCGTTTGCCGGGCGCAAGCCGATCAGCCTGTAG